In a genomic window of Zingiber officinale cultivar Zhangliang chromosome 9B, Zo_v1.1, whole genome shotgun sequence:
- the LOC122025343 gene encoding protein ANTHESIS POMOTING FACTOR 1-like isoform X2 yields the protein MRYSRAWKSAWPFEIIISSMDFHKSASYLVTASDDESIRLYDVQNALCLKTINSKKYGVDLVYFTDHPSTVIYSSKNGWDESLRLLSLNDNKYLRYFKGHHDRVVSLSLCPRKECFISGSLDWTCLLWDQRAEKAQGLLRVQGRPAVSYDDQGMVFAIAFGGFIRMFDARKYEKGPFDIFPVGAFESDAHVVKFSNDGRLMLLTSKDGHVHVLDSFRGTVISTYNVKPVVSNGTLEASFSPDGMYVISGSGDGSVYAWNIRSGKVACWASTDSEPPLIKWAPGMLMFTTASSELSFWVPDLSKLGSFGALK from the exons ATGAGATATTCAAGAGCATGGAAGTCGGCATGGCCTTTCGAGATTAT AATCAGCTCGATGGATTTTCATAAGAGTGCAAGTTATCTAGTAACTGCAAGTGATGATGAATCAATTCGCCTTTATGATGTACAAAATGCTTT ATGCTTGAAGACTATCAACAGCAAAAAATACGGTGTTGATCTAGTTTACTTCACTGATCATCCATCAACAGTTATATACTCCTCAAAAAATGGTTGGGACG AATCTTTGAGacttctctccttaaatgacaaTAAATACTTGAGATATTTCAAAGGTCACCACGACAG GGTTGTATCTTTATCATTGTGTCCCCGTAAGGAATGTTTCATCTCTGGATCTCTTGATTGGACTTGTTTGCTATGGGATCAAAGGGCTGAGAAAGCACAG GGCCTTTTACGTGTTCAAGGCAGGCCAGCAGTTTCTTATGATGACCAAGGGATGGTTTTTGCTATTGCTTTTGGTGGTTTTATTAGAATGTTTGATGCTCGGAAATATGAGAAG gGCCCATTTGATATCTTTCCTGTCGGCGCCTTTGAGTCTGATGCTCATGTTGTGAAATTCAGCAATGATGGAAGGCTGATGCTATTGACTTCTAAGGACGGTCATGTTCATGTGTTGGATTCCTTCCGTGGAACTGTG ATTTCAACTTATAATGTAAAGCCAGTTGTAAGTAATGGAACATTAGAGGCCTCTTTCAGTCCTGATGGAATGTATGTTATATCAG GTTCTGGTGATGGCAGTGTTTATGCTTGGAACATCAGAAGTGGCAAA GTTGCTTGTTGGGCTAGCACTGATTCAGAACCACCACTGATAAAATGGGCACCAGGAATGCTAATGTTCACAACAGCATCATCTGAGCTATCTTTCTGGGTTCCCGACCTATCTAAGTTAGGATCATTTGGTGCCCTGAAATAG
- the LOC122025343 gene encoding protein ANTHESIS POMOTING FACTOR 1-like isoform X1, with protein sequence MMMEREEKASMELTDEIFKSMEVGMAFRDYNGRISSMDFHKSASYLVTASDDESIRLYDVQNALCLKTINSKKYGVDLVYFTDHPSTVIYSSKNGWDESLRLLSLNDNKYLRYFKGHHDRVVSLSLCPRKECFISGSLDWTCLLWDQRAEKAQGLLRVQGRPAVSYDDQGMVFAIAFGGFIRMFDARKYEKGPFDIFPVGAFESDAHVVKFSNDGRLMLLTSKDGHVHVLDSFRGTVISTYNVKPVVSNGTLEASFSPDGMYVISGSGDGSVYAWNIRSGKVACWASTDSEPPLIKWAPGMLMFTTASSELSFWVPDLSKLGSFGALK encoded by the exons ATGATGATGGAGAGGGAGGAGAAGGCGTCCATGGAGTTGACAGATGAGATATTCAAGAGCATGGAAGTCGGCATGGCCTTTCGAGATTAT AATGGCAGAATCAGCTCGATGGATTTTCATAAGAGTGCAAGTTATCTAGTAACTGCAAGTGATGATGAATCAATTCGCCTTTATGATGTACAAAATGCTTT ATGCTTGAAGACTATCAACAGCAAAAAATACGGTGTTGATCTAGTTTACTTCACTGATCATCCATCAACAGTTATATACTCCTCAAAAAATGGTTGGGACG AATCTTTGAGacttctctccttaaatgacaaTAAATACTTGAGATATTTCAAAGGTCACCACGACAG GGTTGTATCTTTATCATTGTGTCCCCGTAAGGAATGTTTCATCTCTGGATCTCTTGATTGGACTTGTTTGCTATGGGATCAAAGGGCTGAGAAAGCACAG GGCCTTTTACGTGTTCAAGGCAGGCCAGCAGTTTCTTATGATGACCAAGGGATGGTTTTTGCTATTGCTTTTGGTGGTTTTATTAGAATGTTTGATGCTCGGAAATATGAGAAG gGCCCATTTGATATCTTTCCTGTCGGCGCCTTTGAGTCTGATGCTCATGTTGTGAAATTCAGCAATGATGGAAGGCTGATGCTATTGACTTCTAAGGACGGTCATGTTCATGTGTTGGATTCCTTCCGTGGAACTGTG ATTTCAACTTATAATGTAAAGCCAGTTGTAAGTAATGGAACATTAGAGGCCTCTTTCAGTCCTGATGGAATGTATGTTATATCAG GTTCTGGTGATGGCAGTGTTTATGCTTGGAACATCAGAAGTGGCAAA GTTGCTTGTTGGGCTAGCACTGATTCAGAACCACCACTGATAAAATGGGCACCAGGAATGCTAATGTTCACAACAGCATCATCTGAGCTATCTTTCTGGGTTCCCGACCTATCTAAGTTAGGATCATTTGGTGCCCTGAAATAG